In a single window of the Azospirillum sp. B510 genome:
- a CDS encoding lysozyme, which yields MPDPICKAAIELVKHFEGLSLDAYLCPAGIPTIGYGHTAGVSLGQRITAEKAEALLADDLAAAAAAVDALVTVPLTGGQRGALASFVFNLGRGNFQSSTLLKRLNGGDPEGAAGEFGRWVNATVQGRKTKLPGLVKRREAETLLFRRNLFLTRMAAADPMPQAVDTPAA from the coding sequence ATGCCCGATCCGATCTGCAAGGCCGCCATCGAGCTTGTGAAGCATTTCGAGGGCCTGTCGCTCGACGCCTATCTCTGCCCGGCCGGCATCCCGACCATCGGTTACGGCCACACCGCCGGCGTGTCGCTGGGCCAGCGCATCACCGCCGAAAAGGCCGAGGCTCTGCTGGCGGACGACCTCGCCGCCGCCGCCGCCGCGGTCGATGCGCTGGTGACGGTGCCGCTGACCGGCGGCCAGCGCGGCGCGCTCGCCAGCTTCGTCTTCAATCTGGGCCGGGGCAATTTCCAATCCTCGACCCTGCTGAAACGCCTCAACGGCGGCGATCCCGAGGGGGCGGCCGGCGAGTTCGGCCGCTGGGTCAACGCCACCGTCCAGGGCCGGAAAACCAAGCTCCCCGGTCTGGTGAAGCGCCGGGAGGCCGAAACCCTGCTGTTTCGCCGCAACCTGTTCCTGACCAGGATGGCGGCGGCGGACCCGATGCCGCAGGCCGTCGACACGCCTGCCGCGTGA
- a CDS encoding ABC transporter ATP-binding protein, producing MADLHVEDLTVAYGGSRVLNGVSLHVQPGEFVALLGSSGCGKTTLLRAVSGFVPVDGGRIAIAGRDVTKAPPERRDTAMVFQSYALWPHMTTAQNIGYGLKLRRWTRPRIAERVAEMLRLLKLDGLAERNVTQLSGGQRQRVALGRALAVNPEILLLDEPLSNLDARIRLELRHEIRALQQRLGITAVHVTHDREEAMVMADRIVILNSGTIAQIGTPEEIYRRPASAFVASFLGADNVVTLQATRTERTLEIAAGPDHDAASLPLGQDGAQAEMIEAGTTEAGPVAAHFRTESVRLTASGEAPAGALVLRGRITQTAYPGGRWRYGVAVGGTVFLVDDDERRTTGDAVAIVIPPSALHCFPIRQQAAGTA from the coding sequence ATGGCGGACTTGCATGTCGAGGATCTGACGGTCGCCTATGGCGGGTCCCGCGTGCTGAACGGCGTCAGCCTGCATGTCCAGCCGGGCGAGTTCGTGGCGCTGCTCGGCTCGTCGGGCTGCGGCAAGACCACGCTGCTGCGGGCGGTGTCGGGCTTCGTGCCGGTGGACGGCGGACGCATCGCCATCGCCGGGCGGGACGTGACCAAGGCTCCGCCGGAACGGCGCGACACGGCGATGGTCTTCCAGTCCTATGCGTTGTGGCCGCACATGACCACCGCCCAGAACATCGGCTATGGGCTCAAGCTGCGCCGCTGGACCCGCCCCCGCATCGCCGAGCGGGTCGCGGAGATGCTGCGGCTGCTGAAGCTCGACGGGCTGGCCGAGCGCAACGTCACCCAGTTGTCGGGTGGCCAGCGCCAGCGCGTGGCGCTCGGCCGGGCGCTGGCGGTCAATCCCGAAATCCTGCTGCTGGACGAGCCGCTGTCCAACCTCGACGCCCGTATCCGGCTGGAGTTGCGCCACGAGATCCGCGCGCTGCAACAGCGGCTGGGCATCACCGCCGTCCATGTGACGCATGACCGCGAGGAGGCCATGGTGATGGCCGACCGCATCGTCATCCTGAATTCCGGCACCATCGCCCAGATCGGCACACCCGAGGAGATCTACCGCCGCCCGGCCAGCGCCTTCGTCGCCAGCTTCCTCGGCGCCGACAATGTCGTGACCTTGCAGGCGACGCGGACGGAGCGGACGCTGGAGATCGCCGCCGGCCCGGACCATGACGCCGCCAGCCTGCCGCTCGGCCAGGACGGCGCGCAGGCCGAGATGATCGAGGCAGGGACGACGGAAGCCGGACCGGTCGCCGCCCATTTCCGCACCGAATCCGTACGGCTGACCGCCTCCGGCGAGGCGCCGGCCGGCGCACTGGTCCTGCGCGGCCGCATCACCCAGACCGCCTATCCCGGCGGCCGCTGGCGCTACGGCGTCGCGGTCGGCGGCACGGTCTTCCTGGTCGACGACGACGAACGCCGGACCACCGGCGATGCCGTCGCCATCGTCATCCCGCCTTCGGCCCTGCATTGCTTCCCGATCCGCCAGCAGGCGGCGGGAACGGCCTGA
- a CDS encoding extracellular solute-binding protein, producing MKLVMPRTLLAGAAALALAAGLSAASAKAETVLTVLTAGDQNMVDYVNEYLAPKFEAQNPGVKVRAAGTGPGDGGSQKIYEKLSAEAAAGAAKWDVDVAVIHQKMAGQMVQEKMLSAYVGDVKTGALASRDSARNALGTDVTGYVLPMFHSQIALAYNPDLVKAPPRTYAELAEWVKGNPKAFGYNGIKGGMSGVGFVTGWAAANIGDAAKLEKGPYDAAMKPAIEKALSGLKEFNKSVTLTPGNAGTLDMLNRGEIAMGPVWVDMFYSWQADGRLNPAMKLQLIGPGMPGQPMYYAVPAKAANQEAARKFIELATSPEVQADGIVKRFNWYPGIDATYVQPKLDAQTWAKLFTDVKPDELASKGKPFPLSGYFTDIMEAYERTVAN from the coding sequence ATGAAGCTCGTGATGCCGAGGACGCTGTTGGCCGGCGCCGCCGCTCTGGCCCTCGCCGCCGGTCTTTCCGCCGCATCGGCGAAGGCCGAGACGGTGCTGACCGTGCTCACCGCCGGCGACCAGAACATGGTCGACTACGTCAACGAATATCTGGCGCCGAAGTTCGAGGCCCAGAATCCGGGCGTGAAGGTCCGCGCCGCCGGCACCGGGCCGGGCGACGGCGGGTCGCAGAAGATCTATGAGAAGTTGAGCGCAGAGGCCGCCGCCGGCGCCGCCAAGTGGGACGTCGACGTCGCCGTCATCCATCAGAAGATGGCGGGCCAGATGGTGCAGGAGAAGATGCTCTCGGCCTATGTCGGCGATGTGAAGACCGGCGCGCTGGCCAGCCGCGACAGCGCGCGCAACGCGCTCGGCACCGACGTCACCGGCTATGTCCTGCCGATGTTCCACAGCCAGATCGCGCTGGCCTACAACCCCGATCTGGTGAAGGCGCCGCCCAGGACCTACGCCGAACTGGCGGAATGGGTGAAGGGCAACCCGAAGGCCTTCGGTTACAACGGCATCAAGGGCGGCATGTCGGGCGTCGGCTTCGTCACCGGCTGGGCCGCCGCCAACATCGGCGACGCCGCCAAGCTGGAGAAGGGGCCCTATGACGCGGCGATGAAGCCGGCGATCGAAAAGGCGCTGTCCGGCCTGAAGGAGTTCAACAAGAGCGTCACGCTGACCCCCGGCAACGCCGGCACGCTCGACATGCTGAACCGCGGCGAGATCGCCATGGGGCCGGTGTGGGTCGACATGTTCTATAGCTGGCAGGCCGACGGCCGTCTCAACCCGGCGATGAAGCTGCAACTGATCGGTCCGGGCATGCCCGGCCAGCCGATGTACTATGCCGTCCCGGCCAAGGCCGCCAACCAGGAGGCCGCCCGCAAATTCATCGAGCTGGCGACCAGCCCCGAGGTGCAGGCCGACGGCATCGTCAAGCGCTTCAACTGGTATCCGGGCATCGACGCCACCTATGTGCAGCCCAAGCTGGACGCCCAGACCTGGGCCAAGCTGTTCACCGACGTGAAGCCGGACGAGCTGGCGAGCAAGGGCAAGCCCTTCCCGCTGTCGGGCTATTTCACCGACATCATGGAAGCCTATGAGCGCACCGTTGCCAACTGA
- a CDS encoding acyl-CoA dehydrogenase family protein: MSIVPLSSPALRGALADLKSLLAETAVARDRAGGTAKAERDAIRRSGLLTLAIPPAYGGEGEGWPAILGAVRELAQVDSSLAHLFAFHHLMVASILLYANPTQKAGLLTATARRTLFWGNALNPLDRRTRLTPAGEGGEEEGEEPLAWILDGTKSFCSGASDSDLLLVSADGPDGVLRVMVLPTDRAGIAVLDDWDAIGQRQTDSGTVTFTNVAVSAADILGPPGPFGDVAASLRPCIAQAILSSLYLGIAEGALAAARAFTLAEGRPWRASGVASAAEDPYLLHHFGEAQLAIASADALGGPALDRLQRAWERGRSLGSQERGETSLAVATFKLAAARAGLDAASRLFDITGARGAAGRYGFDRFWRNIRTHSLHDPLDYKLKELGVHALTGALPEPGFYS, encoded by the coding sequence ATGAGCATCGTTCCCCTGTCCAGCCCGGCCCTGCGCGGGGCGCTGGCCGACCTGAAAAGCCTGCTGGCCGAAACCGCCGTCGCCCGCGACCGGGCCGGCGGCACTGCCAAGGCCGAGCGCGACGCCATCCGCCGCTCCGGTCTGCTGACCCTGGCCATCCCCCCCGCCTATGGTGGCGAGGGGGAGGGTTGGCCGGCGATCCTGGGGGCGGTGCGGGAACTGGCGCAGGTGGATTCCTCGCTCGCCCATCTGTTCGCCTTCCATCATCTGATGGTCGCCTCGATCCTGCTCTACGCCAACCCGACCCAGAAGGCCGGGCTGCTGACAGCCACCGCCCGGCGCACCCTGTTCTGGGGCAACGCGCTGAACCCGCTCGACCGCCGCACCCGGTTGACGCCGGCCGGAGAGGGGGGTGAGGAGGAGGGTGAGGAGCCGCTGGCCTGGATCCTCGACGGAACCAAGAGCTTCTGTTCCGGCGCCAGCGATTCCGACCTGTTGCTGGTGTCGGCGGACGGGCCGGACGGGGTGTTGCGGGTCATGGTGCTGCCGACCGACCGCGCCGGCATCGCCGTGCTGGATGATTGGGACGCCATCGGCCAGCGCCAGACCGACAGCGGCACCGTTACCTTCACCAATGTGGCGGTGTCGGCCGCCGACATCCTGGGACCGCCGGGGCCGTTCGGCGACGTCGCCGCCAGCCTCAGGCCCTGCATCGCCCAGGCGATCCTGTCCAGCCTTTATCTCGGCATCGCCGAGGGGGCGCTGGCGGCGGCCCGCGCCTTCACCCTGGCGGAGGGGCGGCCCTGGCGGGCGTCGGGCGTGGCCAGCGCCGCCGAGGATCCCTATCTCCTCCACCATTTCGGCGAGGCGCAACTCGCCATCGCCTCGGCCGACGCGCTGGGCGGTCCGGCGCTCGACCGGCTGCAACGGGCGTGGGAGCGCGGGCGCTCGCTGGGAAGCCAGGAGCGGGGCGAGACCTCGCTCGCCGTCGCCACCTTCAAGCTCGCCGCCGCCCGCGCCGGGCTGGACGCCGCCAGCCGGCTGTTCGACATCACCGGCGCGCGCGGGGCCGCCGGGCGCTATGGCTTCGACCGTTTCTGGCGCAACATCCGCACCCATTCCCTGCACGACCCGCTGGACTACAAGCTGAAGGAGCTGGGAGTCCACGCCCTGACCGGCGCCCTGCCGGAGCCGGGCTTCTATTCCTGA
- a CDS encoding MBL fold metallo-hydrolase, translating to MDIQVLGVGEAADPSFANSSLIVAADGFRLMIDCGHSVPSALWREVPDPDAIDALYFTHHHPDHCFGLVPALIRWTDDRRSKPLDIVTTIGGWKQLALLFQAGATDPERSLSFPLRWVETPTDGRLGPFRLRTALTRHSMPNRAIRLEAGGVAFAYSGDGRATPESEELFRDADLLFHECLTVEPDPTQLFHAAYGQLADFPARLGVGEMRLYHVRMGERERLAAACAADPRISLAQPGERIALAPRTPI from the coding sequence ATGGACATCCAGGTGCTGGGCGTCGGCGAAGCCGCCGACCCCTCCTTCGCCAATTCCTCGCTGATCGTCGCCGCCGACGGCTTCCGCCTGATGATCGACTGCGGCCATTCGGTGCCGTCCGCCCTGTGGCGCGAGGTGCCCGATCCCGACGCCATCGACGCGCTCTATTTCACCCATCACCACCCCGACCATTGCTTCGGTCTGGTCCCGGCCCTGATCCGCTGGACCGACGACCGCCGCAGCAAGCCGCTGGACATCGTCACCACCATCGGCGGCTGGAAGCAGCTGGCGCTGCTGTTCCAGGCCGGCGCCACCGATCCCGAACGGTCGCTCTCTTTTCCCCTGCGCTGGGTCGAGACCCCGACGGATGGCAGGCTCGGCCCCTTCCGCCTGCGCACGGCGCTGACCCGGCATTCGATGCCCAACCGCGCCATCCGGCTGGAAGCGGGCGGCGTCGCCTTCGCCTATTCCGGCGACGGCCGCGCCACGCCGGAGTCGGAGGAGCTCTTCCGGGACGCCGATCTGCTGTTCCACGAGTGCCTGACCGTCGAGCCGGATCCGACCCAGCTCTTCCACGCCGCCTACGGCCAGCTCGCCGACTTCCCCGCCCGGCTCGGTGTCGGCGAAATGCGCCTCTACCATGTCCGCATGGGCGAGCGGGAGCGTCTGGCCGCCGCCTGCGCCGCCGATCCGCGAATCAGCCTTGCCCAGCCCGGGGAGCGGATCGCCCTGGCGCCTCGGACTCCGATCTGA
- a CDS encoding amidohydrolase family protein, which yields MSRKIIDLRSRPAFLHDFYGATPGTPGFETARWLNRRVGTRGDDSHFTRSHTLDGFLSDVREAGITAAAIIGRDTPGVSTSNDRVHELVAGRPELIGVGSVDPQRQGTAAAVAEAGRAVTTLGLKGINLEPGFLDPAIPFDDPSLLPVYDACDQLKVPVFLMTGPTTPDPRFNDPAPVGRIAREFPTLNIVIHHGFWPHVAEIIGIAFRHPNVHIVPDMYIFLPGSRLYVEAANGFLRDQLLFGSSYPFRPMKQTVEDFLKLGFDGAVLDGLLFDNARRLLALDL from the coding sequence GTGTCCCGCAAGATCATCGACCTGCGCAGCCGTCCCGCCTTTCTGCATGATTTCTACGGGGCGACCCCCGGCACCCCCGGCTTCGAGACGGCCAGATGGCTGAACCGGCGGGTCGGCACCCGCGGCGACGACAGCCATTTCACCCGCTCCCACACGCTGGACGGCTTCCTGTCCGATGTGCGGGAGGCCGGCATCACCGCCGCTGCCATCATCGGCCGCGACACCCCCGGCGTCAGCACCTCCAACGACCGGGTGCATGAGCTGGTCGCCGGCCGGCCGGAACTGATCGGCGTCGGCTCCGTCGACCCGCAGCGCCAGGGCACCGCCGCCGCGGTGGCGGAGGCGGGGCGCGCCGTCACCACGCTGGGTCTGAAGGGCATCAATCTGGAACCCGGTTTCCTCGATCCCGCCATTCCCTTCGACGATCCGTCGCTGCTGCCGGTCTATGACGCCTGCGACCAGCTGAAGGTACCGGTCTTCCTGATGACCGGGCCGACGACGCCGGACCCGCGCTTCAACGATCCCGCCCCGGTCGGCCGCATCGCCCGCGAGTTCCCCACCCTGAACATCGTCATCCACCACGGCTTCTGGCCGCATGTGGCCGAGATCATCGGCATCGCCTTCCGCCATCCCAACGTCCATATCGTGCCGGACATGTACATCTTCCTGCCCGGCAGCCGGCTCTATGTCGAGGCCGCCAACGGCTTTTTGCGCGACCAGCTTCTGTTCGGCAGCTCCTACCCGTTCCGGCCGATGAAGCAGACGGTGGAGGATTTCCTGAAGCTCGGCTTCGACGGGGCGGTGCTCGACGGGCTGCTGTTCGACAACGCCCGGCGCCTGCTGGCGCTCGATCTCTGA
- a CDS encoding LacI family DNA-binding transcriptional regulator, giving the protein MTGERRRATAVDVARLAGVSQSAVSRCFTEGGSVSPEMRSRVLEAARRLSYRPNAIARSLTTRRTNLIGVVMGDLDGPFQPYLFETLTRGLTSRGRQPLLVRGDPADPLDGTAMAALDYQVDAVVVTAGSVSPMAIRGLMALGTPLLLYGRAVAADGVDSICCDNPLGARLVARALAAAGHRRIAYLGGRPTAFSEQERGGAFRDELAKLDIPLAAAGEGDYSYDSGHREALRLLAGPDRPDALFCGNDAMAFGALDAARTALGLRVPEDLSIIGFDDVPMAAWPSFALTTVRNPVDGIVSILLDMLERRLADPEAPPVLHRPAPVLVRRGSARL; this is encoded by the coding sequence GTGACGGGGGAGCGTAGGCGGGCGACCGCGGTGGATGTGGCGCGGTTGGCGGGCGTGTCTCAGTCGGCCGTCTCCCGGTGTTTTACCGAGGGCGGCAGCGTGTCGCCGGAGATGCGCTCCCGCGTGCTGGAGGCGGCGCGGCGGCTGTCCTACCGCCCGAACGCCATCGCGCGCAGCCTGACGACCCGTCGCACCAACCTGATCGGCGTCGTCATGGGTGATCTGGACGGGCCGTTCCAGCCCTATCTGTTCGAAACGCTGACCCGCGGCCTGACGTCGCGCGGCAGGCAGCCGCTGCTGGTGCGCGGCGATCCGGCCGACCCGCTGGACGGCACGGCGATGGCCGCCCTCGATTATCAGGTCGATGCGGTGGTGGTGACCGCCGGCAGCGTGTCGCCGATGGCGATCCGTGGCCTGATGGCGCTGGGTACCCCGCTGCTCCTCTACGGCCGGGCGGTGGCGGCCGACGGGGTGGACAGCATCTGCTGCGACAACCCGCTGGGCGCCCGTCTGGTGGCCCGCGCGCTGGCCGCCGCCGGTCACCGCCGCATCGCCTATCTCGGCGGACGCCCCACCGCCTTTTCCGAACAGGAACGCGGCGGCGCCTTCCGCGACGAGCTGGCGAAACTGGACATCCCTCTGGCCGCCGCCGGAGAGGGCGACTACAGCTACGACAGCGGCCATCGCGAGGCGCTGCGGCTGCTCGCCGGTCCCGACCGCCCGGACGCCCTGTTCTGCGGCAATGACGCCATGGCCTTCGGCGCGCTCGACGCCGCGCGCACCGCGCTCGGCCTGAGGGTGCCGGAGGATCTGTCCATCATCGGCTTCGACGATGTGCCGATGGCCGCCTGGCCGAGTTTCGCGCTGACGACCGTCCGCAACCCCGTCGACGGCATCGTGTCGATCCTGCTCGACATGCTGGAGCGCCGGCTGGCCGATCCCGAGGCGCCGCCCGTGCTGCACCGCCCGGCCCCGGTCCTGGTCAGGCGCGGATCGGCGCGCCTGTGA
- the ssuD gene encoding FMNH2-dependent alkanesulfonate monooxygenase, translating into MDIFWFLPVHGDGPYLGSQIDSRAASLAYLTEIAQAADRRGYHGVLVPCGKACEEPYIVSAALIAATERLRFLVATRPSSMTPTFAARLAAGLDRLSGGRFYLNVVAGGDAAELAGDGVFLDHDARYAQAAEFFTVWKRVLAGETVDFAGQHVTVKGATVPLSPVQRPHPPLFFGGSSPAGHAAVAEHFDTYLTWAEPPDAVAAKIADVRARAAAHGRTLSYGLRVNIIVRETEAEAWAAAETLISKIDRGAVEAAHGAFRRFESEGQRRMTELASRPDLVVAPNLWAGVGLVRGGAGTALVGSPRQVADRLLEYRDLGIDSFILSGYPHLEEAHRVADLLFPLLPVTAPPPASQAAPDVAFVSPFGDLQPARSAS; encoded by the coding sequence ATGGACATCTTCTGGTTTCTGCCGGTGCATGGCGATGGCCCCTATCTGGGCAGCCAGATCGACAGCCGGGCCGCGTCGCTGGCCTATCTGACGGAGATCGCCCAGGCCGCCGACCGGCGCGGCTATCACGGTGTGCTGGTTCCCTGCGGCAAGGCCTGCGAGGAGCCCTACATCGTGTCGGCCGCGCTGATCGCGGCGACCGAGCGGCTGCGCTTCCTCGTCGCCACCCGGCCCTCCTCGATGACGCCGACCTTCGCCGCCCGGCTCGCCGCCGGGCTGGACCGGCTGTCGGGCGGGCGCTTCTACCTGAATGTGGTGGCCGGCGGCGACGCGGCGGAGCTGGCCGGCGACGGCGTCTTCCTCGACCATGACGCCCGCTATGCCCAGGCGGCCGAGTTCTTCACGGTGTGGAAGCGGGTGCTGGCCGGCGAGACCGTCGATTTCGCCGGCCAGCATGTGACGGTGAAGGGCGCCACCGTGCCGCTGTCGCCGGTGCAGCGTCCCCATCCACCGCTGTTCTTCGGCGGCTCGTCGCCCGCCGGCCATGCCGCGGTGGCCGAGCATTTCGACACCTATCTGACCTGGGCCGAGCCGCCCGACGCGGTGGCGGCCAAGATCGCGGATGTACGGGCGCGGGCGGCGGCCCATGGCCGCACCCTGTCCTATGGCCTGCGCGTCAACATCATCGTGCGGGAGACCGAGGCCGAGGCCTGGGCCGCCGCCGAGACGCTGATCAGCAAGATCGACCGCGGCGCCGTCGAGGCGGCGCACGGCGCCTTCCGCCGCTTCGAATCCGAAGGCCAGCGCCGGATGACCGAGCTGGCGTCGCGCCCGGATCTGGTGGTGGCGCCCAATCTCTGGGCCGGGGTCGGGCTGGTGCGCGGCGGGGCCGGAACCGCGCTGGTCGGCAGTCCGCGCCAAGTCGCCGACCGGCTTCTGGAGTACCGCGACCTCGGCATCGACAGCTTCATCCTTTCGGGATATCCCCATCTGGAGGAGGCGCACCGCGTCGCCGACCTGCTGTTCCCGCTGCTGCCGGTGACGGCGCCGCCGCCGGCATCCCAGGCCGCGCCCGACGTCGCCTTCGTCAGCCCGTTCGGCGATCTCCAACCGGCGCGGAGCGCGTCATGA
- a CDS encoding ABC transporter permease — protein sequence MPALAMVALFFLYPLGLSALSAFQGRNGGWTLANIAKAFELYSLDMAFTLAIVLLSSALVAVLSVAIGGYLTLGENRVAVTLLRWLYRWPLFIPFIVAAQMMRSFLAKNGLMNNLLIGGSVIEPLQAASLLDWRGVVVTFVWKQTPFVALMVAGAMASLDRSTIEAARDLGAGRLRILGEIVVPQVRPTLVVGLILSFVTMLSVMSVPMMINPNSPTMITVDMAYRINAHGDYGVANALGFVSYAMAGLVGWFYLRHGVRQGGAR from the coding sequence ATGCCGGCGCTGGCGATGGTGGCGCTGTTCTTCCTTTATCCGCTCGGCCTGTCGGCGCTCAGCGCCTTCCAGGGCCGCAACGGCGGCTGGACGCTGGCGAACATCGCCAAGGCGTTCGAGCTGTACAGCCTGGACATGGCCTTCACGCTGGCGATCGTGCTGCTGTCCTCCGCCCTGGTCGCCGTGCTGTCGGTGGCGATCGGCGGCTATCTGACGCTCGGCGAGAACCGGGTGGCGGTGACCCTGCTGCGCTGGCTCTACCGCTGGCCGCTGTTCATCCCCTTCATCGTCGCCGCCCAGATGATGCGGTCCTTCCTGGCCAAGAACGGTCTGATGAACAACCTGCTGATCGGCGGCAGCGTCATCGAGCCGTTGCAGGCGGCGAGCCTGCTCGACTGGCGTGGCGTGGTGGTGACCTTCGTCTGGAAGCAGACGCCCTTCGTGGCGCTGATGGTGGCGGGCGCGATGGCCTCGCTGGACCGCTCCACCATCGAGGCGGCGCGCGATCTCGGCGCCGGACGGCTGCGCATCCTCGGCGAGATCGTCGTTCCCCAGGTCCGGCCGACTTTGGTGGTCGGGCTGATCCTCAGCTTCGTGACCATGCTGTCGGTGATGTCGGTGCCGATGATGATCAACCCCAACAGCCCGACGATGATCACGGTGGACATGGCCTATCGCATCAACGCCCATGGCGATTACGGCGTCGCCAACGCCCTCGGCTTCGTCTCCTACGCCATGGCCGGTCTGGTCGGCTGGTTCTATCTGCGGCACGGCGTGCGCCAGGGTGGTGCGCGATGA
- a CDS encoding ABC transporter permease translates to MTALLPTRALAQTLAQTLAWIPRGLALGLLAFVIFGPLTNLGLWAVAEKWYFPHTLPLQYGFSFWERVFAPRSNAMASLATSVTIALLTVAACLAVSVPAGYALARLRLPWRGAILLAFLLPQAFPSVAVYINVARIFYTLGLNGTVAGVVLVHTVHGLVFSVWITAAAFGAIDRSLEEAARDMGAGPLRSFFGVTLPLAAPGVMASSIFVFLESLDEFTGTYFVGVPDISTLPLLMFNAGMGGNFQIAAITALILLVPSVGFMLVIERFLKADVLAKVGH, encoded by the coding sequence ATGACCGCCCTTCTCCCGACGCGGGCGCTCGCCCAGACTCTCGCCCAGACTCTCGCCTGGATTCCGCGCGGGCTGGCGCTGGGGCTGCTGGCCTTCGTCATCTTCGGGCCGCTGACCAATCTCGGCCTGTGGGCGGTGGCGGAGAAATGGTACTTCCCCCACACGCTGCCGCTGCAATACGGCTTCTCCTTCTGGGAACGGGTGTTCGCCCCGCGTTCCAACGCCATGGCGTCGCTGGCGACCAGCGTCACCATCGCGCTGCTGACGGTGGCGGCCTGCCTCGCCGTGTCGGTTCCCGCCGGCTACGCGCTGGCCCGGCTGCGGCTGCCCTGGCGCGGGGCGATCCTGCTGGCCTTCCTGCTGCCGCAAGCCTTTCCCAGCGTCGCCGTCTACATCAACGTGGCGCGCATCTTCTATACGCTGGGGCTGAACGGCACCGTGGCGGGCGTGGTGCTGGTCCACACGGTGCACGGGCTGGTCTTCTCCGTCTGGATCACCGCCGCCGCCTTCGGCGCCATCGACCGCTCGCTGGAGGAGGCGGCGCGCGACATGGGCGCCGGCCCCTTGCGCAGCTTCTTCGGCGTCACCCTGCCGCTGGCGGCGCCGGGGGTGATGGCCAGCTCGATCTTCGTCTTCCTCGAATCGCTGGACGAGTTCACCGGCACCTATTTCGTCGGCGTTCCCGACATCTCCACCCTGCCGCTGCTGATGTTCAACGCCGGCATGGGTGGCAATTTCCAGATCGCCGCGATCACCGCGCTGATCCTGCTGGTTCCCTCGGTGGGCTTCATGCTGGTGATCGAACGTTTCCTCAAGGCCGACGTGCTGGCCAAAGTCGGACATTGA